Proteins encoded by one window of Anaerosalibacter sp. Marseille-P3206:
- a CDS encoding VirD4-like conjugal transfer protein, CD1115 family produces the protein MVEKIKKDIKDLFDVQDGKEFIKKNMPYLAFFYLGDILSHHINSYIGGDLIDRIFQAVMEIETMTYIPSFYPRDLLVGLVLAGIVKLILYSKGKNAKKFRQGTEYGSARWGNAKDISPYMDDDFGNNLLLTETERITMNSRPKIPKYARNKNVLVIGGSGSGKTRFFVKPNLMQLHSSYVVTDPKGSLLHECGKMLEVNGYEIKSLNTINFNKSMKYNPFAYLRSEKDILKLVQTIIANTKGDGEKAGEDFWVKAERLYYTALIGYIFYETPKEEQNFTTLLAMIDASEVREEDENFKNAIDYMFEALEEKDPDHFAVKQYRKYKLAAGKTAKSILISCGARLAPFDIKELRELMSEDEMELDTLGDRKTALFVIISDTDDTFNFVVSLLYSQMFNLLCDKADDVYGGRLPVLVRCLLDEFANIGLIPKFEKLIATIRSREISACIVLQAQSQLKAIYKDNADTIIGNCDTTLFLGGKENGTLKEISETLGKETIDLFNTSETRSNQKSFGLNYQKTGKELMTKDELFVMDGSKCIMQLRGVRPFLSEKFDITKHKNYKHLEDYDDRNFFDIEEYMKKQGKAKLNKDSIITRL, from the coding sequence ATAGTAGAAAAAATTAAAAAGGACATAAAGGATTTATTTGATGTGCAAGATGGGAAGGAATTTATTAAAAAGAACATGCCCTATCTTGCATTTTTCTATTTAGGAGATATTCTCTCTCACCATATAAATTCATATATAGGAGGTGACTTAATAGACCGTATATTCCAGGCGGTCATGGAAATAGAAACTATGACCTATATTCCAAGTTTTTATCCGAGGGACTTGCTTGTAGGTCTTGTCCTAGCTGGAATAGTGAAACTTATTTTATATAGCAAGGGTAAAAATGCAAAGAAATTTAGGCAGGGTACTGAATATGGCTCTGCAAGATGGGGTAATGCCAAGGATATTTCTCCATATATGGATGATGATTTTGGAAATAATCTTCTACTAACTGAAACAGAAAGAATTACCATGAATAGTAGACCAAAGATTCCTAAGTATGCAAGAAATAAAAATGTACTTGTAATTGGTGGGTCAGGTTCTGGAAAGACGAGATTCTTTGTAAAACCTAATTTGATGCAACTACACTCAAGTTATGTAGTAACTGATCCTAAAGGAAGTCTTCTTCATGAATGTGGCAAAATGTTAGAGGTGAATGGTTATGAAATAAAATCTCTTAATACAATTAATTTTAATAAGAGCATGAAATATAATCCCTTTGCCTACCTAAGAAGTGAAAAAGATATTCTAAAGCTGGTTCAGACAATTATAGCAAATACAAAGGGGGATGGTGAAAAGGCAGGAGAGGATTTTTGGGTAAAGGCTGAAAGACTTTATTATACAGCCCTTATAGGATATATATTTTATGAAACTCCAAAGGAGGAACAAAACTTTACAACCCTACTAGCCATGATAGATGCAAGTGAGGTTAGAGAGGAGGATGAAAACTTTAAAAATGCAATAGATTATATGTTTGAAGCCTTGGAAGAAAAGGATCCAGACCATTTTGCAGTTAAGCAATATCGCAAGTATAAACTAGCGGCAGGAAAAACTGCAAAATCTATTTTAATTTCTTGTGGTGCAAGATTAGCTCCTTTTGATATTAAGGAACTTAGAGAGCTAATGAGTGAAGATGAAATGGAACTTGATACCCTAGGAGATAGAAAAACAGCCTTATTCGTCATCATTTCAGATACAGATGATACCTTTAATTTTGTAGTATCACTTCTCTATTCTCAGATGTTTAATCTACTTTGTGATAAGGCAGATGATGTCTATGGCGGAAGACTTCCTGTTCTTGTTAGATGTCTCCTTGATGAGTTTGCAAATATTGGCCTAATCCCTAAATTTGAAAAGCTTATAGCGACAATTCGTTCTAGGGAAATAAGTGCTTGCATAGTTCTACAAGCACAATCACAACTAAAGGCCATATATAAAGATAATGCAGATACTATTATTGGTAACTGTGATACCACATTATTTTTAGGAGGAAAGGAGAATGGTACTTTAAAAGAGATTTCAGAAACCTTAGGCAAGGAAACTATTGACCTATTCAATACATCAGAAACAAGAAGTAATCAAAAGTCTTTTGGGCTTAACTATCAGAAAACTGGCAAGGAACTTATGACTAAAGATGAACTCTTTGTAATGGATGGAAGCAAGTGCATTATGCAACTAAGAGGTGTAAGACCATTTCTATCAGAGAAGTTTGATATTACCAAGCATAAAAATTATAAGCATCTTGAAGATTATGATGATAGAAACTTCTTCGATATTGAAGAATATATGAAGAAACAAGGTAAGGCCAAGCTCAATAAAGATTCTATAATAACAAGATTGTAG
- a CDS encoding single-stranded DNA-binding protein has product MANFKERDMKNVTANLVGEVKTASFDWDGETINVTNFSLVEKKNGKRHYTNCAAYGEWSEVAKELKAGDLVHVFGYIRERRNNDKLYKNFIVKHMNKIEKENKEEK; this is encoded by the coding sequence ATGGCAAATTTTAAAGAAAGAGATATGAAAAATGTAACAGCTAATCTAGTAGGAGAGGTAAAAACAGCTTCTTTTGACTGGGATGGTGAAACTATCAATGTAACAAATTTCTCCCTTGTAGAAAAGAAGAATGGGAAAAGGCACTATACAAACTGTGCAGCTTATGGTGAATGGTCAGAAGTAGCAAAGGAACTAAAGGCTGGAGATCTTGTCCATGTCTTTGGTTATATTAGGGAAAGAAGAAATAATGACAAGCTATATAAGAATTTTATAGTAAAACATATGAATAAAATTGAAAAAGAAAATAAGGAGGAAAAATAA
- a CDS encoding Maff2 family mobile element protein, translating to MAFFTEGIAVLKTLVTAIGAGLGAWGVINLMEGYGNDNPGAKSQGIKQLMAGGGIVLIGMKLIPLLANTLN from the coding sequence ATGGCATTTTTTACAGAAGGAATAGCAGTTTTAAAAACTTTAGTTACTGCAATTGGTGCAGGTTTAGGGGCATGGGGAGTAATTAACCTTATGGAGGGTTATGGAAATGATAACCCTGGAGCAAAATCACAAGGGATCAAGCAGCTAATGGCAGGCGGAGGTATTGTTCTTATTGGAATGAAACTTATACCTTTACTTGCAAATACACTTAATTAA
- a CDS encoding VirB6/TrbL-like conjugal transfer protein, CD1112 family, producing MFGLFDKITEFFQEIFIGIIQANLEAMFLDINENVSLVATEVGKTPSSWNAEVFSFVKNINDTVVIPIAGIIITAVLCIELINMVMEKNNMHSDTDTFDFFKYIIKMWIAVWFVSNAFTFSMAVFDVSQTLVTKAAGVINTNASLDAMDVAAMIDHLKDESLWNLILIAMDTSLVKLSIQVVSIIITVITYGRMIEICLYSSVSAIPFATMGNKEWGQIGTNYIKGLFALGLQGLFLMICLGIYAVLVKTIHVTTDIHASIFGVLGYTVLLGIMMLKSGTIAKSIMNAH from the coding sequence ATGTTTGGACTTTTCGACAAAATAACTGAATTTTTTCAGGAGATTTTCATCGGAATTATCCAAGCAAACCTTGAAGCAATGTTCTTAGATATAAATGAGAATGTAAGTCTTGTAGCTACAGAAGTCGGGAAAACACCAAGTAGCTGGAATGCAGAAGTGTTCAGCTTTGTAAAGAATATTAACGATACTGTAGTTATCCCTATAGCGGGAATTATCATAACCGCCGTCTTGTGCATAGAACTCATAAACATGGTCATGGAGAAAAATAATATGCACTCTGATACAGATACATTTGATTTCTTTAAATACATTATCAAGATGTGGATAGCAGTATGGTTTGTAAGTAATGCTTTCACTTTCTCGATGGCAGTATTTGATGTATCACAGACACTAGTAACTAAGGCGGCGGGCGTGATAAATACAAATGCATCCCTTGATGCTATGGATGTGGCCGCAATGATAGATCATCTAAAAGATGAAAGCTTATGGAATCTGATACTGATAGCAATGGATACTTCACTGGTGAAGCTTTCAATCCAGGTTGTATCAATCATAATTACCGTAATAACTTATGGAAGAATGATTGAAATTTGCTTGTATAGCTCAGTATCAGCAATTCCATTTGCAACTATGGGAAATAAAGAATGGGGTCAGATTGGAACAAATTATATCAAAGGATTATTTGCACTAGGGCTTCAGGGATTGTTTCTTATGATATGCCTTGGAATATATGCGGTACTTGTAAAAACGATTCATGTAACCACAGATATTCATGCCAGCATATTCGGAGTTCTTGGATATACGGTACTTCTTGGAATTATGATGTTAAAGAGTGGAACAATTGCAAAAAGCATAATGAATGCTCATTAA
- a CDS encoding PrgI family protein: protein MAYVQIPKDLTNVKTKVAFNLTKRQLIGFGVAGIIGIPTYLKTRNVLGNDLAVFLMIVLTIPIFFVVFYEKDGLSSEKYLKYIYLHERHQPKVRVSKERFIEMRKEEQNINGKKSDSAKKFRKKKKTGRKTSKKGKRAKKSS from the coding sequence TTGGCTTATGTTCAGATACCCAAAGATTTAACCAATGTTAAAACAAAAGTAGCTTTTAATCTGACCAAAAGGCAGCTAATAGGGTTTGGGGTGGCAGGTATTATTGGTATTCCAACATATCTAAAAACGAGAAATGTTCTTGGTAATGATCTAGCTGTCTTTTTAATGATTGTACTAACTATCCCTATTTTCTTTGTGGTCTTTTATGAGAAGGATGGGCTTTCAAGTGAGAAATACCTTAAATATATATATCTTCATGAAAGACACCAACCTAAAGTTAGGGTTAGTAAGGAGAGATTTATAGAAATGAGGAAGGAGGAGCAAAACATAAATGGGAAAAAATCAGATTCAGCAAAGAAATTTAGAAAAAAGAAAAAGACAGGAAGAAAAACTTCAAAAAAAGGAAAAAGAGCTAAAAAAAGTAGCTAA
- a CDS encoding VirB4-like conjugal transfer ATPase, CD1110 family codes for MGKNQIQQRNLEKRKRQEEKLQKKEKELKKVAKETRNIKSSQKKSSSFLDFLKKEKKRYTIEDTIPYKRMYRNGICYIGEGKYNKVIKYEDINYQLALEEDRDLIFNQFAGFLNSFDSTTELQLSFVNQVGRIKEMENAITIPGKGDGFDEIRKEFRGMLKDQLSKGNNGLKKSKYVVVSTRADTYDQAKSVLERIEIDVLSNLKSMGVRAETLVGLERLKLLHDMLNPDKMFDYDGQGLEARDTRKLIMPSTFKFISPKYMQMGNYICALSNFQILASELSDRFLSEILSIEDNMYVSLHIHAIDQVDAIKMVKRKNTDLQKMMIEEQKKAVRAGYDMDIIPSDLNVYGNDIKNLLTDLQSRDERMFYVTFTIMNLSKNKEELDNTIAQISSICNRNNCALKRLDHQQEQGFISILPLGVNKIEIKRQLTSSSTAVFMPFTTEELFMSSNTSLYYGLNALSHNLIMADRKKLKNPNGLILGTPGAGKSFAAKREMANAILVTDDDVIITDPEGEYGSLVKEFNGEVIKISAKSKDYLNPLDINMNYGDGDAPLKDKANFIMSMLELVVGGSGLTAAEKSVIDRCLPKIYKDYFDNPIPENMPILSDLYNLLQEQEESVGRKLATEMEIYVTGSLNVFNNRSNVDLNKKLICFDIKELGNQLKKIGMLVIQDQVWNKVSSNRGANRATRYYIDEFHLLLKDQQTAQYSVEIWKRFRKWGGVPTGITQNVKDLLGSAEIENIFDNTDFVLMLNQASGDREILAKKLKISPFQLNYVTNSNAGEGLLFFGNTIVPFVDKFPKDTILYQKMTTKPEEVE; via the coding sequence ATGGGAAAAAATCAGATTCAGCAAAGAAATTTAGAAAAAAGAAAAAGACAGGAAGAAAAACTTCAAAAAAAGGAAAAAGAGCTAAAAAAAGTAGCTAAGGAAACAAGAAATATTAAGTCTAGTCAGAAGAAAAGCTCTTCATTTCTTGATTTCTTAAAGAAGGAAAAGAAAAGATATACCATAGAAGATACCATTCCCTATAAGAGGATGTATAGGAATGGTATATGTTATATCGGTGAGGGAAAGTACAATAAAGTTATAAAATATGAGGATATAAATTATCAGCTTGCACTTGAGGAAGATAGGGATCTTATCTTTAATCAATTTGCAGGCTTTTTAAATTCCTTTGATTCAACAACAGAGCTTCAACTAAGCTTTGTTAATCAGGTAGGAAGAATTAAGGAAATGGAAAATGCAATTACTATACCAGGTAAGGGGGATGGTTTTGATGAGATAAGAAAAGAATTTAGGGGAATGCTTAAGGACCAGCTTTCAAAGGGGAACAATGGTCTTAAAAAGTCAAAGTATGTTGTTGTAAGTACAAGGGCAGACACCTATGACCAAGCCAAATCTGTTCTTGAGAGGATAGAGATAGATGTCCTATCAAATTTAAAAAGTATGGGGGTAAGGGCTGAAACCTTAGTAGGTCTTGAAAGACTTAAACTACTTCACGATATGCTAAATCCTGATAAAATGTTTGATTATGATGGACAAGGACTTGAAGCTAGGGACACAAGAAAACTTATAATGCCTAGTACATTCAAGTTCATAAGTCCTAAATATATGCAGATGGGAAATTATATCTGTGCATTGAGCAATTTTCAGATTCTAGCTAGTGAACTTTCAGATAGGTTCTTATCAGAAATTCTTTCTATTGAAGATAATATGTATGTAAGTCTTCATATTCATGCTATAGACCAGGTAGATGCAATCAAGATGGTAAAAAGAAAGAATACTGATCTTCAGAAAATGATGATTGAAGAGCAGAAAAAAGCCGTAAGAGCTGGTTATGATATGGATATTATTCCATCAGACCTTAATGTTTATGGTAATGATATAAAGAATCTTTTGACTGATCTACAGTCTAGAGATGAAAGAATGTTTTATGTAACCTTTACAATTATGAATTTAAGTAAAAACAAGGAAGAACTTGATAATACAATAGCTCAGATTTCTTCAATATGTAATCGTAATAACTGTGCATTAAAAAGACTAGACCACCAACAAGAGCAAGGCTTTATATCTATCCTGCCATTAGGAGTAAATAAGATTGAAATTAAAAGGCAACTTACATCTTCATCAACTGCTGTATTCATGCCTTTTACAACTGAGGAACTATTTATGAGTTCAAATACAAGTTTATACTATGGGCTTAATGCTCTTTCCCACAACCTTATAATGGCAGATAGAAAGAAATTAAAAAACCCTAATGGACTTATTCTTGGAACACCAGGAGCTGGTAAGTCCTTTGCTGCAAAAAGGGAAATGGCCAATGCTATTTTAGTTACTGATGATGATGTAATTATTACAGATCCAGAAGGAGAATATGGAAGTCTTGTAAAGGAATTTAATGGTGAAGTAATTAAGATTTCAGCAAAGTCAAAGGATTATCTAAATCCACTTGATATCAATATGAACTATGGAGATGGAGATGCACCTTTAAAGGATAAGGCAAACTTTATAATGAGTATGCTTGAACTTGTAGTAGGTGGAAGTGGTCTAACTGCAGCTGAAAAATCTGTAATAGATAGGTGCCTTCCTAAAATATACAAGGACTACTTTGACAATCCTATACCTGAGAATATGCCTATACTTAGTGATCTGTATAATCTCCTTCAAGAGCAGGAGGAAAGTGTAGGAAGAAAACTAGCTACAGAAATGGAAATCTATGTTACAGGCTCTTTAAATGTATTCAATAATAGAAGTAATGTAGACCTTAACAAAAAACTTATATGTTTTGACATAAAGGAGCTGGGAAATCAACTTAAGAAAATAGGAATGTTAGTAATACAAGACCAGGTATGGAATAAGGTTTCTTCAAATAGGGGAGCAAATAGGGCAACAAGATACTATATTGACGAGTTTCACTTGCTTCTAAAGGACCAGCAAACTGCCCAATATTCAGTTGAAATATGGAAAAGATTTAGAAAGTGGGGTGGAGTGCCAACAGGTATAACTCAAAATGTGAAAGACCTTTTGGGAAGTGCTGAAATTGAAAATATCTTTGATAATACAGACTTTGTCCTTATGCTTAATCAAGCATCTGGAGATAGGGAAATCCTAGCCAAGAAACTTAAAATTTCTCCTTTTCAATTAAATTATGTTACAAACTCTAATGCAGGAGAGGGATTATTATTCTTTGGAAACACCATAGTTCCCTTTGTAGATAAATTCCCTAAAGATACGATTCTGTATCAGAAGATGACAACAAAGCCTGAGGAAGTGGAGTAA
- a CDS encoding CD1108 family mobile element protein: MKENNKKKRRTNLDIGKREKIKEYKEKKVDDSQRFQESIIETKSKLNNVEKNDEPTYKKSGLSSSQKQIKKHMDKREKVDSKTPEIIDYRRKEERVGDSSNLEKRTSESSQLKGTIKEHKSLDIGGRKKTNNYLGKRVHEKDRFDDSIVKKKTKLNHSQVKASDGKNEIAEDKGDISGGDRSLSDSLNEKAINKNKRKKQKQINNLKDKEKTNKYETLDKETKINALLAKDTDDPTVSDKHDNEIKAEDYEDVSYGVEGLKKNGKISKKDYYKRKAIYDNQKKKKSKDGKLTTDDVKDLKGGMANRAGEKSSFESKGLSERAEKKYQENESKLIQKRKKASKLYNKPKYDKTSKLVGGISGASYMASEYMRAGSDENVAIDAADKGLYLNASMTRQAQNRLQRKRKSPLKVKRELALKHQKNMAKAEYQTEIEVLRKEKDFQKKSAYKKLIKRKQMKKKIYEEHNIAVTFKDRLKRGIENILKGSSQVIRRNIRRLLILLAVVIIGFMTLSQIATFFLGGISSVTSQVMSTTYLSGEETLADINSEFTNYEYELADELANIESYYPGYDEYHVGGDTDIGHDIHELLSFITARYGEVTNVASLNGELKDLFNKMYKVNYETVVETRYRQVCYGSGEDRYCVMEPYDWYILKVTVEKKELDTVAREEFIGYEDNLAHYEALLETGGNMEHYFGGSGITPVIPDSTIIGDLINNPNLSDKEKALVSAAYRTPTAGNGYCAAWVSNVYVNAGFPRPGGNACDQYYWYCHSNDLSELRPGMMVAVPTHNHTKAGRIYGHVGIYVGNGIIRENIGIVKDSKLSDWISYYGSSAKWGFPY; encoded by the coding sequence ATGAAAGAGAATAATAAGAAAAAAAGGAGAACTAATCTTGACATAGGTAAGAGAGAAAAAATAAAAGAATATAAGGAAAAGAAGGTTGATGATAGCCAAAGATTCCAAGAGTCTATTATAGAAACAAAGTCTAAATTAAATAATGTTGAGAAAAATGATGAGCCTACTTACAAGAAAAGTGGGCTTTCTTCATCTCAAAAACAAATAAAGAAGCATATGGATAAAAGGGAAAAAGTGGATAGTAAAACTCCTGAAATAATTGATTATAGGCGAAAAGAGGAAAGGGTAGGTGATTCAAGCAATTTAGAAAAAAGAACTTCAGAAAGTAGCCAGTTAAAAGGGACTATAAAAGAGCATAAAAGTCTCGATATAGGTGGAAGAAAAAAGACTAACAATTACCTCGGTAAAAGAGTACATGAAAAAGATAGATTTGATGATTCTATTGTAAAGAAGAAAACAAAATTAAATCATAGCCAAGTAAAGGCTAGTGATGGGAAAAATGAAATAGCTGAAGACAAGGGAGATATTTCAGGAGGTGATAGGAGTCTTTCAGATAGTTTAAATGAGAAAGCAATAAATAAAAATAAAAGGAAAAAGCAGAAACAGATAAATAATCTGAAAGATAAAGAAAAAACCAATAAGTATGAAACTCTAGATAAAGAAACTAAAATCAATGCTTTACTTGCAAAAGACACTGATGATCCTACTGTTTCTGATAAACATGATAATGAGATAAAAGCAGAAGATTATGAGGATGTAAGCTATGGTGTAGAAGGTCTTAAAAAGAATGGCAAAATTTCAAAGAAAGATTATTACAAAAGAAAAGCTATTTATGATAATCAGAAAAAGAAGAAAAGCAAAGATGGGAAATTAACCACAGATGATGTTAAAGACCTTAAAGGTGGCATGGCTAATAGGGCAGGTGAAAAATCTTCATTTGAAAGTAAAGGTCTTAGTGAGAGGGCAGAGAAAAAATATCAGGAAAATGAAAGTAAATTAATTCAGAAAAGGAAAAAAGCAAGTAAGCTTTACAATAAGCCTAAATATGATAAAACAAGCAAGCTTGTAGGAGGAATATCTGGAGCAAGTTACATGGCTTCTGAATACATGAGAGCTGGAAGTGATGAAAATGTAGCTATTGACGCAGCAGACAAAGGTTTATATCTTAATGCAAGTATGACAAGACAAGCCCAGAATAGACTTCAGAGAAAAAGAAAAAGTCCCTTAAAGGTTAAAAGAGAATTGGCTTTAAAACATCAGAAGAATATGGCAAAGGCTGAATATCAGACAGAAATTGAAGTTTTGAGAAAAGAAAAAGATTTTCAGAAGAAGAGTGCCTACAAAAAACTGATTAAGAGAAAGCAAATGAAAAAGAAAATTTATGAAGAGCATAATATTGCAGTTACCTTCAAAGATAGACTTAAAAGGGGAATTGAAAATATTTTAAAAGGAAGTTCCCAGGTTATAAGAAGAAATATTAGGAGACTCCTTATTCTTCTTGCAGTCGTTATTATAGGTTTTATGACCTTAAGCCAGATTGCAACTTTTTTTCTTGGTGGAATATCATCAGTAACAAGTCAAGTTATGAGTACCACATATTTGTCAGGTGAAGAGACTCTCGCAGATATAAATAGCGAATTTACTAATTATGAGTATGAGTTGGCAGATGAGCTTGCCAATATTGAAAGCTATTATCCTGGATATGATGAGTACCATGTAGGAGGAGATACTGATATAGGGCATGATATTCATGAGCTTTTAAGTTTTATAACTGCTAGATATGGAGAAGTAACCAATGTTGCAAGTCTTAATGGGGAGTTAAAAGATCTATTTAATAAGATGTATAAGGTTAACTATGAAACTGTGGTGGAAACCAGATATAGGCAGGTATGCTATGGAAGTGGTGAAGATAGATACTGTGTAATGGAGCCTTATGATTGGTATATTTTGAAAGTTACAGTAGAGAAAAAAGAACTTGATACTGTAGCAAGAGAGGAATTTATTGGATATGAGGACAATCTTGCTCACTATGAAGCACTCCTTGAAACAGGTGGCAATATGGAACACTACTTTGGGGGAAGTGGTATAACCCCTGTAATACCAGATAGCACCATAATAGGTGACCTTATAAACAATCCTAATCTTTCAGATAAAGAAAAGGCTCTTGTATCAGCAGCATATAGGACACCGACAGCAGGTAACGGCTACTGTGCTGCATGGGTAAGCAATGTCTATGTAAATGCAGGTTTCCCAAGACCTGGAGGAAATGCTTGTGATCAATATTATTGGTATTGTCATAGTAATGATCTTTCAGAACTTAGACCTGGAATGATGGTAGCAGTACCTACTCACAATCATACTAAGGCAGGAAGGATTTATGGTCATGTTGGTATCTATGTTGGAAATGGGATTATAAGAGAAAATATAGGTATTGTAAAAGATAGCAAGCTTTCAGACTGGATTTCCTATTATGGTAGCAGTGCAAAATGGGGATTTCCCTATTAA
- a CDS encoding CD1107 family mobile element protein, translated as MEKNNDKRKIIKILLVLAITSMIGINFVTTVFASDISGELEREFVIDVNSPESAKDKEDNIIVDVNKPSLNPAETGNGFVVDVNKPKEESTITKENPYEPSDPSQARGTITESVGVDNKEYPRRSEVADVREEASGGQMRERPKADAREFLTFQTKSGKVFHLIINHDEPDSNVQLLTEVSEQDLLNMIEQDEERNGISKVKEEPKKEVVKKEEPEIEEPEKEDSKGSFLIVLLILVGVGGAGYYFKFVKSKEEGFDDFEDDEIPNDDDFFSNNDEEINDGEVEDEDIEYTKEDLI; from the coding sequence ATGGAAAAGAACAATGATAAGAGAAAAATTATAAAAATATTACTAGTACTTGCGATAACAAGCATGATTGGGATAAACTTTGTTACCACTGTCTTTGCTTCAGATATTAGTGGAGAACTTGAAAGAGAGTTTGTAATTGATGTTAATAGTCCTGAATCTGCAAAGGACAAGGAGGATAACATCATAGTTGATGTAAATAAACCTTCACTCAATCCAGCGGAAACAGGGAATGGATTTGTGGTAGATGTAAATAAGCCTAAAGAGGAATCTACTATTACAAAGGAAAATCCTTATGAACCGTCAGATCCTAGTCAAGCAAGAGGGACTATTACAGAATCTGTTGGGGTAGATAATAAAGAATATCCTAGGAGAAGTGAGGTAGCAGATGTTAGAGAGGAAGCTAGTGGTGGTCAGATGAGGGAAAGACCAAAAGCTGATGCGAGAGAATTCCTTACCTTTCAAACAAAAAGTGGCAAGGTATTCCATCTGATTATTAACCATGACGAGCCTGATTCTAATGTTCAACTGTTAACTGAGGTATCTGAACAAGATTTACTAAATATGATAGAACAAGATGAAGAAAGAAATGGCATATCTAAAGTCAAGGAGGAACCTAAAAAAGAAGTAGTAAAAAAAGAAGAGCCTGAAATAGAGGAACCTGAGAAGGAAGATTCTAAAGGTTCTTTTTTAATTGTTCTACTCATCCTAGTGGGAGTAGGTGGAGCTGGATATTACTTTAAGTTTGTAAAATCTAAGGAAGAAGGATTTGATGATTTTGAAGATGATGAGATTCCAAATGATGATGATTTTTTCAGCAATAATGATGAAGAGATAAATGATGGTGAAGTAGAAGATGAAGATATTGAATATACAAAGGAGGATTTGATCTAA